One genomic segment of Hordeum vulgare subsp. vulgare chromosome 2H, MorexV3_pseudomolecules_assembly, whole genome shotgun sequence includes these proteins:
- the LOC123430778 gene encoding CO(2)-response secreted protease-like, protein MASNSRYDMVMWLPLCLVVALLVACLGGCHGESTGVYVVYMGAVPPRTSPDFLRQSHIRLVGTILKRGKVAQSVVVQQYKHAFSGFAARLSKDEAAALRHKPGVVSVFADPVYQLHTTRSWDFLQQTDVKIDSARHRSSKTTAASTSAPTTETIIGLLDSGIWPESPSFDDAGFGPVPSKWKGVCMAGDDFNTSNCNKKLIGARYYDLGEVDSGRTRGSGGSPRDAAGHGTHTSSTAAGNAVTGASYYGLAQGTAKGGSAASRVAMYRVCSDEGCAGSAILAGFDDAIGDGVDVVSVSLGASPYFSPDFSEDPIAIGSFHAVAKGVMVVCSAGNAGPDASTVVNAAPWIMTVAATTIDRDFESDVVLGGNSSAVKGGAINFSNLDKSPKYPLIAGASAKSSSASSTSDSASHCEPGTLDASKIKGKIVLCNHSQSDTSKMVKVDDLQSAGAVGSILVNDFGRAVTTAYLDFPVTEVTSAAAADLYKYIASTSEPVATITPTITVTEYKPAPVVAYFSSRGPSAQTGNILKPDVAAPGVNILASWIPTSSLPAGQKQPSQFNLVSGTSMACPHVAGAAATVKAWNPTWSPAAIRSAIMTTSTQLNNDKAPMTTDAGTAATPFDYGAGQVNPTGALDPGLVYDLAADDYLNFLCNYGYGTSQIKLITSPPAAFSCAGNASKDLISDLNYPSIAITGLAASASRTVTREVTNVGAQEDATYTVTVSAPAGLEVKVVPSKLQFTGAVKKLAFQVTFSGKNTAAKGALTGSITWSDGKHTVHSPFAVSS, encoded by the exons ATGGCTAGTAACAGCAGGTACGACATGGTCATGTGGCTTCCTCTCTGCCTCGTCGTTGCTCTTCTCGTGGCCTGCCTGGGAGGATGCCATGGTGAGAGCACCGGTGTGTACGTGGTGTACATGGGCGCCGTGCCGCCCCGGACCTCGCCCGACTTCCTCCGCCAGAGCCACATCCGCCTCGTCGGCACCATTCTCAAGAG GGGGAAGGTGGCGCAGAGCGTGGTGGTGCAGCAGTACAAGCATGCTTTCTCCGGGTTCGCGGCGCGGCTGTCCAAGGACGAGGCCGCCGCGCTCCGGCACAAGCCCGGCGTGGTCTCCGTGTTCGCCGACCCCGTGTACCAGCTGCACACCACCAGGTCGTGGGACTTCCTGCAGCAGACGGACGTGAAGATCGACTCGGCCCGGCACCGGTCGTCCAAAACCACGGCGGCGTCGACGTCCGCGCCGACCACCGAGACCATCATCGGCCTCCTGGACTCCGGCATCTGGCCCGAGTCCCCCAGCTTCGACGACGCCGGCTTCGGACCCGTCCCGAGCAAGTGGAAGGGCGTCTGCATGGCCGGGGATGACTTCAACACCTCCAACTGCAACAA GAAGCTGATCGGAGCAAGGTACTACGACCTCGGCGAGGTGGACAGCGGTCGGACCCGGGGCAGCGGCGGCTCGCCGCGTGACGCGGCGGGCCACGGGACGCACACGTCGTCAACGGCGGCCGGGAACGCGGTGACCGGCGCCTCGTACTACGGCCTGGCCCAGGGGACGGCCAAGGGGGGATCCGCCGCGTCGAGGGTGGCCATGTACCGCGTCTGCTCGGACGAAGGCTGCGCCGGGTCGGCCATCCTCGCCGGCTTCGACGACGCCATCGGCGACGGCGTCGACGTCGTCTCGGTCTCCCTCGGCGCGTCGCCCTACTTCTCGCCGGATTTCTCCGAGGACCCCATCGCCATCGGCTCGTTCCACGCCGTGGCGAAGGGGGTCATGGTGGTGTGCTCGGCGGGCAACGCCGGGCCGGACGCATCCACGGTGGTGAACGCGGCGCCGTGGATCATGACGGTCGCGGCCACGACCATCGACCGCGACTTCGAGTCCGACGTCGTGTTGGGTGGAAATAGCAGCGCTGTCAAA GGTGGGGCTATAAACTTCTCCAACCTGGACAAATCCCCGAAGTACCCGCTGATCGCAGGTGCATCAGCAAAGTCGAGTTCAGCTTCCAGTACTTCTGATTCAGCAAG CCATTGTGAGCCCGGCACCCTGGATGCCAGCAAGATCAAAGGCAAGATCGTGCTGTGCAACCACTCGCAGAGCGACACGTCCAAGATGGTGAAGGTCGACGACCTCCAGAGCGCCGGGGCGGTGGGATCTATCCTGGTGAACGACTTCGGGAGGGCGGTCACCACCGCCTACCTCGACTTCCCCGTCACCGAGGTCACCTCTGCGGCCGCCGCCGACCTTTACAAGTACATTGCCTCCACAAG CGAACCTGTCGCGACGATCACGCCGACGATCACCGTGACGGAGTACAAGCCGGCGCCCGTCGTGGCCTACTTCTCGTCCAGGGGCCCGTCGGCGCAAACCGGCAACATTCTCAAG CCGGACGTGGCTGCGCCCGGGGTGAACATCCTTGCGTCGTGGATCCCAACGTCGTCGCTGCCGGCCGGACAGAAGCAGCCGTCGCAGTTCAACCTCGTCTCCGGGACGTCCATGGCCTGTCCCCACGTCGCCGGGGCCGCCGCCACCGTCAAGGCCTGGAACCCGACGTGGAGCCCGGCGGCCATCCGGTCAGCCATCATGACAACAT CAACCCAGCTGAACAACGACAAGGCTCCGATGACGACGGACGCGGGGACGGCCGCGACGCCGTTCGACTACGGCGCGGGGCAGGTGAACCCGACCGGCGCGCTGGACCCCGGGCTGGTGTACGACCTCGCGGCGGACGACTACCTCAACTTCCTCTGCAACTATGGCTACGGCACGTCCCAGATCAAGCTCATCACCTCCCCTCCGGCCGCCTTCAGCTGCGCCGGCAACGCGAGCAAGGACCTCATCTCCGACCTCAACTACCCGTCCATCGCCATCACGGGGCTCGCCGCCAGCGCCAGCAGGACAGTGACCCGTGAGGTCACCAACGTCGGAGCGCAGGAAGACGCCACCTATACCGTCACCGTCAGCGCGCCGGCCGGTCTGGAGGTGAAGGTCGTGCCCAGCAAGCTCCAGTTCACCGGCGCCGTGAAGAAGCTGGCTTTCCAGGTCACCTTCTCTGGCAAGAACACAGCGGCCAAGGGCGCCCTGACAGGATCCATAACATGGTCAGATGGAAAACATACAGTCCATAGCCCATTCGCAGTCAGCAGCTGA